The following proteins are co-located in the Purpureocillium takamizusanense chromosome 10, complete sequence genome:
- a CDS encoding uncharacterized protein (MEROPS:MER0001288~COG:O~EggNog:ENOG503NXTI), which yields MLVQAVYVVAAHVACLSRATTTAQDKVKNKWTLEKPEQMLDMKFREAKTTVRMLSKAAVAHGGNRAFGTAGFNASMQAVLGQLEQYSKSVKVHIQQFSHLFEETRQIKFNTADVSDDTLVSLRYNTATPPEGIYARLIDASLNDTSRTFCSQRQWDRTKINATDKIVLMERGGCPLAKKLRLATENGARAVIFYHNTFQQIPTEDAVTSEEHIGKMVPAGITTRENGHRLSNAFKERRLVRVNFTVDAVVEKRNSWNVIAQTKEGNPRKVIMVGANLDSFPGSEGLNDNASGAGVVMQVLDCFAHHRNFTNAMRFAWWGAGKKGSAGSRHYLSELSDWEARNIAFYFNYERLASQTPNYTVHGNNEADINGAKELIKHLRSQEISPQFTTLTAESDYTGFTKRGIPCSGISGGPPGNPDELHVLREDSLRRCDWKKLRTAAKSAVYVAAKLALTTDEIPRPEDYE from the exons ATGCTTGTCCAGGCTGTGTACGTGGTTGCAGCGCATGTGGCCTGCCTctccagggcgacgacaacggcccAGGACAAGGTGAAGAATAAGTGGACACTGGAAAAACCGGAGCAGATGTTGGATATGAAGTTTAGAGA GGCTAAGACGACAGTACGCATGCTGAGCAAAGCGGCCGTGGCACATGGCGGAAACCGCGCTTTTGGAACTGCTGGCTTCAACGCTTCGATGCAGGCTGTCCTTGGGCAATTGGAGCAGTACTCCAAGTCGGTCAAGGTACATATACAGCAATTTTCACACCTCTTTGAAGAGACGCGACAAATCAAGTTCAACACGGCAGACGTCTCCGATGATACGCTTGTATCTCTCCGATACAACACTGCCACGCCGCCAGAGGGTATTTACGCGCGGCTTATCGACGCCTCACTGAACGACACCAGCCGAACATTCTGTTCTCAAAGACAGTGGGACAGGACAAAGATCAATGCCACCGACAAGATCGTGCTCATGGAGAGAGGCGGTTGTCCTCTTGCCAAGAAGCTTAGACTTGCGACAGAAAACGGCGCCCGCGCAGTCATCTTCTATCATAATACATTCCAGCAGATTCCGACTGAGGATGCCGTCACGTCGGAAGAGCATATTGGGAAAATGGTGCCGGCGGGAATTACGACGAGAGAGAATGGCCATAGGCTGAGCAACGCTTTCAAAGAGCGCCGTCTCGTCAGAGTCAACTTCAcagtcgatgccgtcgtcgagaaaCGGAATAGCTGGAACGTCATTGCTCAGACCAAGGAAGGGAACCCCAGAAAGGTCATCATGGTTGGAGCCAACCTGGACAGCTTCCCTGGTAGTGAGGGTCTAAACGACAACGCCTCCGGCGCGGGGGTCGTCATGCAAGTCTTGGATTGCTTCGCGCACCACAGAAACTTTACAAACGCAATGCGATTCGCTTGGTGGGGAGCTGGGAA AAAGGGCAGCGCCGGGTCTCGTCATTACCTGTCGGAGCTCAGCGACTGGGAAGCGAGAAATATCGCGTTTTACTTCAACTACGAGAGATTGGCAAGCCAAACCCCCAACTACACAGTCCATGGAAACAACGAAGCGGACATCAACGGGGCCAAAGAGCTTATCAAGCATCTGCGCAGCCAGGAAATATCCCCTCAATTCAC CACTCTAACGGCCGAGTCCGACTACACCGGCTTCACGAAACGCGGTATACCTTGCAGCGGGATCTCCGGAGGGCCTCCTGGTAATcccgacgagctgcatgtCCTTAGAGAGGACAGCCTGCGACGATGTGATTGGAAAAAGCTCCGCACGGCTGCCAAGTCCGCCGTGTACGTTGCCGCGAAGCTGGCGCTGACCACGGATGAGATTCCACGACCGGAAGATTACGAGTAG
- a CDS encoding UDP-sugar diphosphatase (COG:F~EggNog:ENOG503NXY2), which produces MGIMVRDMSLATGRTCPNKIGDLDFDFGEQRLSELTAETNFPWLLSNAFRRSSSTTSDLYNGTERGHADGRLLAGAVRYHTAVLQGFKVGFFGLAGTDWPSNCRELPHCTIASPVDVSRACARHLRQSAKCDLVVALTHMRLAEDIEVSEALRAGPPQERVDLLLGGHDHELLRRYGGEVSAQSKNPMVIDCSHAARHDSKDPVGEVPQARGDIRIVKSGTDWHSLSFVRMYVGRTAGGVATLESVAVEQILDLSAVPMDPVVLSDNEARVRACLRGVNDRIDELGADPLVHTTVDLEGTGTIIRSSESNLGNMLADIVRAYYLVDIALVNSGSIRCGKVIRATISDAQSAGSGKPPLTVRDLIEILPFDNALMVKRVTSEALLEALENSFSDAHTDGRFFQYAGLTVVADWTQPEGSRVLEAWFCPDKSRPETRTRICRGDGRSFTTAMIAFIAEGFDGYTCFKDQETLVTEEGAITDTQLLLRTLGYGHHEEGEQHDEAVDEDEARFRRAREVIVTSWDRFGLPVVSPVVEGRITIRGDRSTFT; this is translated from the exons ATGGGAATCATGGTACGAGACATGTCCCTCGCCACTGGCCGAACATGCCCTAACAAGATTGGGGATCTAGACTTTGACTTTGGCGAGCAGAGGCTCTCTGAGCTTACCGCGGAGACGAACTTTCCCTGGCTGCTGTCCAACGCGTTTCGACGCAGTAGTAGCACCACGTCCGACCTCTATAACGGCACAGAGCGAGGGCATGCCGACGGCCGTCTGCTCGCAGGCGCTGTCAGGTACCACACGGCCGTCCTTCAAGGATTCAAGGTGGGCTTCTttggcctcgccggcac CGACTGGCCTTCAAACTGTCGTGAGCTCCCCCACTGTACGATCGCGTCCCCTGTCGACGTCTCCCGGGCATGCGCCCGCCACCTGCGCCAGAGTGCGAAATGCGACCTTGTTGTAGCCCTCACGCACATGCGACTGGCCGAGGACATCGAAGTGTCCGAGGCGCTGCGAGCCGGACCCCCgcaggagcgcgtcgacTTGTTGCTGGGCGGCCACGATcacgagctgctgcggcgatATGGCGGCGAGGTTTCTGCTCAAAGCAAGAATCCAATGGTCATCGACTGCAGCCATGCTGCGCGGCACGACTCCAAAGATCCCGTAGGCGAGGTCCCACAGGCACGTGGCGACATCAGGATCGTCAAGAGTGGCACCGACTGGCACTCCCTCTCCTTCGTGCGAATGTACGTCGGCCGCACAGCCGGTGGTGTGGCGACGCTCGAGTCCGTCGCCGTTGAGCAGATTCTGGACCTGTCAGCCGTCCCAATGGACCCCGTTGTTCTATCAGACAACGAAGCGCGCGTACGAGCCTGTTTGCGGGGCGTCAATGATCGTATTGATGAGCTTGGTGCAGACCCCTTGGTACATACCACTGTTGATCTAGAGGGCACTGGCACCATCATCCGCTCTTCGGAGTCGAACTTGGGCAACATGCTGGCCGACATTGTGCGCGCATATTATCTGGTCGACATTGCTCTTGTCAATAGCGGCAGCATTCGATGCGGCAAAGTCATCCGTGCCACAATTTCTGATGCGCAGTCGGCTGGATCCGGCAAACCACCTTTGACAGTACGGGACTTGATAGAGATTCTTCCCTTTGACAACGCTCTCATGGTCAAGCGTGTCACCAGTGAAGCTCTGCTGGAGGCACTGGAGAACTCATTCTCCGATGCCCACACAGATGGACGATTCTTCCAGTATGCCGGCCTGACCGTCGTCGCTGACTGGACTCAGCCAGAAGGCAGTCGTGTTCTGGAAGCATGGTTCTGCCCAGACAAGAGCAGACCAGAGACTCGCACACGTATTTGTCGAGGAGACGGTCGCAGCTTCACGACTGCCATGATTGCTTTTATTGCCGAAGGCTTCGACGGCTATACCTGCTTCAAGGATCAAGAAACCCTGGTCACCGAAGAAGGTGCCATCACCGACacacagctgctgctgcgcacaCTCGGTTATGGGCATCACGAAGAGGGCGAACAACATGACgaggccgtggacgaggacgaagccCGTTTTAGGCGTGCGCGTGAGGTTATCGTGACGAGCTGGGACAGGTTTGGCCTGCCGGTGGTATCACCAGTCGTTGAAGGGCGCATCACTATAAGAGGGGATCGTTCAACGTTCACGTAA
- a CDS encoding UDP-sugar diphosphatase (COG:F~EggNog:ENOG503NXY2), producing the protein MALTELAFLHFNDVYHISKQARIARFLTQLQWYRKKHAHLAPYTIFSGDVFSPSLEASILQGAHMVPLLRELKIDLACYGNHDFDFGEQRLSELTAETNFPWLLSNAFRRSSSTTSDLYNGTERGHADGRLLAGAVRYHTAVLQGFKVGFFGLAGTDWPSNCRELPHCTIASPVDVSRACARHLRQSAKCDLVVALTHMRLAEDIEVSEALRAGPPQERVDLLLGGHDHELLRRYGGEVSAQSKNPMVIDCSHAARHDSKDPVGEVPQARGDIRIVKSGTDWHSLSFVRMYVGRTAGGVATLESVAVEQILDLSAVPMDPVVLSDNEARVRACLRGVNDRIDELGADPLVHTTVDLEGTGTIIRSSESNLGNMLADIVRAYYLVDIALVNSGSIRCGKVIRATISDAQSAGSGKPPLTVRDLIEILPFDNALMVKRVTSEALLEALENSFSDAHTDGRFFQYAGLTVVADWTQPEGSRVLEAWFCPDKSRPETRTRICRGDGRSFTTAMIAFIAEGFDGYTCFKDQETLVTEEGAITDTQLLLRTLGYGHHEEGEQHDEAVDEDEARFRRAREVIVTSWDRFGLPVVSPVVEGRITIRGDRSTFTHKL; encoded by the exons ATGGCTCTCACAGAACTGGCATTCTTGCACTTCAACGACGTG TATCACATTTCCAAGCAAGCGAGGATCGCCCGGTTCCTGACGCAGTTGCAATGGTATCGCAAGAAGCACGCGCATCTGGCCCCTTACACCATTTTCAGCGGTGATGTGTTTTCACCCTCTCTCGAGGCATCGATCCTTCAGGGTGCCCATATGGTCCCTCTTCTGAGAGAACTCAAGATCGACCTTGCGTGCTATGGGAATCATG ACTTTGACTTTGGCGAGCAGAGGCTCTCTGAGCTTACCGCGGAGACGAACTTTCCCTGGCTGCTGTCCAACGCGTTTCGACGCAGTAGTAGCACCACGTCCGACCTCTATAACGGCACAGAGCGAGGGCATGCCGACGGCCGTCTGCTCGCAGGCGCTGTCAGGTACCACACGGCCGTCCTTCAAGGATTCAAGGTGGGCTTCTttggcctcgccggcac CGACTGGCCTTCAAACTGTCGTGAGCTCCCCCACTGTACGATCGCGTCCCCTGTCGACGTCTCCCGGGCATGCGCCCGCCACCTGCGCCAGAGTGCGAAATGCGACCTTGTTGTAGCCCTCACGCACATGCGACTGGCCGAGGACATCGAAGTGTCCGAGGCGCTGCGAGCCGGACCCCCgcaggagcgcgtcgacTTGTTGCTGGGCGGCCACGATcacgagctgctgcggcgatATGGCGGCGAGGTTTCTGCTCAAAGCAAGAATCCAATGGTCATCGACTGCAGCCATGCTGCGCGGCACGACTCCAAAGATCCCGTAGGCGAGGTCCCACAGGCACGTGGCGACATCAGGATCGTCAAGAGTGGCACCGACTGGCACTCCCTCTCCTTCGTGCGAATGTACGTCGGCCGCACAGCCGGTGGTGTGGCGACGCTCGAGTCCGTCGCCGTTGAGCAGATTCTGGACCTGTCAGCCGTCCCAATGGACCCCGTTGTTCTATCAGACAACGAAGCGCGCGTACGAGCCTGTTTGCGGGGCGTCAATGATCGTATTGATGAGCTTGGTGCAGACCCCTTGGTACATACCACTGTTGATCTAGAGGGCACTGGCACCATCATCCGCTCTTCGGAGTCGAACTTGGGCAACATGCTGGCCGACATTGTGCGCGCATATTATCTGGTCGACATTGCTCTTGTCAATAGCGGCAGCATTCGATGCGGCAAAGTCATCCGTGCCACAATTTCTGATGCGCAGTCGGCTGGATCCGGCAAACCACCTTTGACAGTACGGGACTTGATAGAGATTCTTCCCTTTGACAACGCTCTCATGGTCAAGCGTGTCACCAGTGAAGCTCTGCTGGAGGCACTGGAGAACTCATTCTCCGATGCCCACACAGATGGACGATTCTTCCAGTATGCCGGCCTGACCGTCGTCGCTGACTGGACTCAGCCAGAAGGCAGTCGTGTTCTGGAAGCATGGTTCTGCCCAGACAAGAGCAGACCAGAGACTCGCACACGTATTTGTCGAGGAGACGGTCGCAGCTTCACGACTGCCATGATTGCTTTTATTGCCGAAGGCTTCGACGGCTATACCTGCTTCAAGGATCAAGAAACCCTGGTCACCGAAGAAGGTGCCATCACCGACacacagctgctgctgcgcacaCTCGGTTATGGGCATCACGAAGAGGGCGAACAACATGACgaggccgtggacgaggacgaagccCGTTTTAGGCGTGCGCGTGAGGTTATCGTGACGAGCTGGGACAGGTTTGGCCTGCCGGTGGTATCACCAGTCGTTGAAGGGCGCATCACTATAAGAGGGGATCGTTCAACGTTCAC CCACAAACTGTAG
- a CDS encoding uncharacterized protein (EggNog:ENOG503PDKM~COG:M): MKTLGLLGGMSWESTTTYYQEVNRRVRHVRGGLHSARCVIFSLDFAEIEALQHADRWEEAGELLNDAAAKLKLAGADAIVLCTNTMHFVSQGIEAASQLPLIHIVDPTAERILDSGFRSVGLLGTRFTMEKDFYTTRLADKYGLKVIVPDESDRAIVHSVIYAELCNGIISEASRQAYSKVIGNLAKAGAECLILGCTEIGLLVDEKDCELPVFDTAQIHAIAAADWAMSSEVAAHHNAHHG, encoded by the coding sequence ATGAAGACATtgggcctgctcggcggcatgAGCTGGGAGTCGACGACTACGTACTACCAGGAGGTCAAtcgccgcgtccgccatGTCCGAGGCGGCTTGCATTCCGCTCGATGCGTCATCTTCTCCTTGGACTTTGCCGAGATAGAGGCCCTTCAGCACGCCGACAGGTGGGAGGAAGCTGGCGAGCTTCTcaacgacgcggcggccaagctgAAACTTGCGGGTGCAGACGCCATTGTGCTGTGCACCAACACCATGCATTTTGTGAGCCagggcatcgaggcggcgtcgcaaCTGCCCCTCATTCACATTGTCGACCCGACTGCCGAGCGCATATTGGACTCTGGCTTTAGATCCGTCGGGTTGCTGGGCACGCGATTCACGATGGAGAAGGATTTCTATACGACACGGCTAGCGGACAAGTACGGCTTAAAGGTCATCGTTCCTGATGAGTCTGACCGTGCCATTGTCCACTCCGTCATCTATGCGGAGCTTTGCAACGGCATCATCAGTGAGGCTTCGCGACAGGCGTACAGCAAGGTCATCGGGAACCTTGCGAAAGCTGGCGCCGAGTGTCTGATCCTAGGCTGCACAGAGATTGGACTGTTGGTGGACGAAAAAGACTGTGAACTTCCAGTCTTTGACACGGCGCAAATACatgccattgccgccgctgatTGGGCCATGTCAAGTGAAGTTGCTGCACATCACAACGCTCACCATGGGTAG
- a CDS encoding UDP-sugar diphosphatase (COG:F~EggNog:ENOG503NXY2) has product MALTELAFLHFNDVYHISKQARIARFLTQLQWYRKKHAHLAPYTIFSGDVFSPSLEASILQGAHMVPLLRELKIDLACYGNHDFDFGEQRLSELTAETNFPWLLSNAFRRSSSTTSDLYNGTERGHADGRLLAGAVRYHTAVLQGFKVGFFGLAGTDWPSNCRELPHCTIASPVDVSRACARHLRQSAKCDLVVALTHMRLAEDIEVSEALRAGPPQERVDLLLGGHDHELLRRYGGEVSAQSKNPMVIDCSHAARHDSKDPVGEVPQARGDIRIVKSGTDWHSLSFVRMYVGRTAGGVATLESVAVEQILDLSAVPMDPVVLSDNEARVRACLRGVNDRIDELGADPLVHTTVDLEGTGTIIRSSESNLGNMLADIVRAYYLVDIALVNSGSIRCGKVIRATISDAQSAGSGKPPLTVRDLIEILPFDNALMVKRVTSEALLEALENSFSDAHTDGRFFQYAGLTVVADWTQPEGSRVLEAWFCPDKSRPETRTRICRGDGRSFTTAMIAFIAEGFDGYTCFKDQETLVTEEGAITDTQLLLRTLGYGHHEEGEQHDEAVDEDEARFRRAREVIVTSWDRFGLPVVSPVVEGRITIRGDRSTFT; this is encoded by the exons ATGGCTCTCACAGAACTGGCATTCTTGCACTTCAACGACGTG TATCACATTTCCAAGCAAGCGAGGATCGCCCGGTTCCTGACGCAGTTGCAATGGTATCGCAAGAAGCACGCGCATCTGGCCCCTTACACCATTTTCAGCGGTGATGTGTTTTCACCCTCTCTCGAGGCATCGATCCTTCAGGGTGCCCATATGGTCCCTCTTCTGAGAGAACTCAAGATCGACCTTGCGTGCTATGGGAATCATG ACTTTGACTTTGGCGAGCAGAGGCTCTCTGAGCTTACCGCGGAGACGAACTTTCCCTGGCTGCTGTCCAACGCGTTTCGACGCAGTAGTAGCACCACGTCCGACCTCTATAACGGCACAGAGCGAGGGCATGCCGACGGCCGTCTGCTCGCAGGCGCTGTCAGGTACCACACGGCCGTCCTTCAAGGATTCAAGGTGGGCTTCTttggcctcgccggcac CGACTGGCCTTCAAACTGTCGTGAGCTCCCCCACTGTACGATCGCGTCCCCTGTCGACGTCTCCCGGGCATGCGCCCGCCACCTGCGCCAGAGTGCGAAATGCGACCTTGTTGTAGCCCTCACGCACATGCGACTGGCCGAGGACATCGAAGTGTCCGAGGCGCTGCGAGCCGGACCCCCgcaggagcgcgtcgacTTGTTGCTGGGCGGCCACGATcacgagctgctgcggcgatATGGCGGCGAGGTTTCTGCTCAAAGCAAGAATCCAATGGTCATCGACTGCAGCCATGCTGCGCGGCACGACTCCAAAGATCCCGTAGGCGAGGTCCCACAGGCACGTGGCGACATCAGGATCGTCAAGAGTGGCACCGACTGGCACTCCCTCTCCTTCGTGCGAATGTACGTCGGCCGCACAGCCGGTGGTGTGGCGACGCTCGAGTCCGTCGCCGTTGAGCAGATTCTGGACCTGTCAGCCGTCCCAATGGACCCCGTTGTTCTATCAGACAACGAAGCGCGCGTACGAGCCTGTTTGCGGGGCGTCAATGATCGTATTGATGAGCTTGGTGCAGACCCCTTGGTACATACCACTGTTGATCTAGAGGGCACTGGCACCATCATCCGCTCTTCGGAGTCGAACTTGGGCAACATGCTGGCCGACATTGTGCGCGCATATTATCTGGTCGACATTGCTCTTGTCAATAGCGGCAGCATTCGATGCGGCAAAGTCATCCGTGCCACAATTTCTGATGCGCAGTCGGCTGGATCCGGCAAACCACCTTTGACAGTACGGGACTTGATAGAGATTCTTCCCTTTGACAACGCTCTCATGGTCAAGCGTGTCACCAGTGAAGCTCTGCTGGAGGCACTGGAGAACTCATTCTCCGATGCCCACACAGATGGACGATTCTTCCAGTATGCCGGCCTGACCGTCGTCGCTGACTGGACTCAGCCAGAAGGCAGTCGTGTTCTGGAAGCATGGTTCTGCCCAGACAAGAGCAGACCAGAGACTCGCACACGTATTTGTCGAGGAGACGGTCGCAGCTTCACGACTGCCATGATTGCTTTTATTGCCGAAGGCTTCGACGGCTATACCTGCTTCAAGGATCAAGAAACCCTGGTCACCGAAGAAGGTGCCATCACCGACacacagctgctgctgcgcacaCTCGGTTATGGGCATCACGAAGAGGGCGAACAACATGACgaggccgtggacgaggacgaagccCGTTTTAGGCGTGCGCGTGAGGTTATCGTGACGAGCTGGGACAGGTTTGGCCTGCCGGTGGTATCACCAGTCGTTGAAGGGCGCATCACTATAAGAGGGGATCGTTCAACGTTCACGTAA
- a CDS encoding uncharacterized protein (EggNog:ENOG503NYUA~COG:C) — MGQLMALKWRHAGQACISSNRLYVQRGVHDHLVEELVAQTSKLKVGHGMAEGTTIGPITTPRSLDKAEDIVKDALALPTIYL; from the exons ATGGGCCAGCTCATGGCCCTCAAGTGGCGGCACGCGGGGCAGGCGTGTATCTCGTCTAACAGGCTATACGTGCAGCGCGGCGTGCACGaccacctcgtcgaggagctcgtggCGCAGACGTCGAAGCTCAAGGTCGGCCACGGCATGGCCGAGGGCACGACTATAGGGCCCATCACGACACCGCGGTCGCTCGATAAGGCCGAGGACATAGTTAAGGACGCGCTA GCGTTACCGACGATATACTTATAA
- a CDS encoding uncharacterized protein (COG:S~EggNog:ENOG503PCVE~CAZy:GH79~SECRETED:SignalP(1-16~SECRETED:cutsite=AHA-SV~SECRETED:prob=0.6601)), whose product MKIAAALTCAGAAAHASVIAPKDGQSISIPPTKPDDAIVVPKDFVGFGIESAFLNNFANDFSENLVSALAARMSAPPVMRIGGTSGDYFLFDAHQKEDKVCFHGKCGSHDASYLLGQSFFDGYKRFKDARFIVQAPLGNPINTTNTLAFVTRAWKNLDGGRRVQAIALGNEVEFIYRAGAKAYVDAALSLQASIVKELKLQGGAANIFEAGNTASGTVTGNKLYQVYVPKTRKSIKGSAVLFDLLTLTYPSKEILDANFNKNGRISTTAEHWYQISGDHPWTDHTMQSLMINHTAISERFGPYLPSIKATRDRKLDYAITEDSAVLGGAQIHFSGGFGYTLWAVDFNLAAMARSVARVTNLAGRPNAKRVFWTPDNTGGEPSPGPHVRAPFPAAIFVADFIGKRSPSAVKEIKTQGDLTSAYAMYDEKSGTLRRVALVNMRLYNGTASTNRQRLSFQVNVGSGVKQVKVRRLRADKGVAAMGYDFGGPSNNVSWAGEQWSHGVDFGKGHFRTGKVEEHVVKVDNNGVALVVVPDSEAVMLLV is encoded by the exons ATGAAGATTGCCGCAGCACTTACatgcgccggggccgcggcgcacGCCTCCGTCATTGCCCCCAAAGATGGACAGTCCATCTCCATCCCCCCCACCAAGCCCGACGATGCGATCGTGGTTCCCAAGGACTTTGTTGGCTTCGGCATCGAGTCGGCCTTCCTAAACAACTTTGCCAATGACTTTTCCGAGAACCTCGtcagcgccctcgccgcacggatgagcgcgccgcccgtgatgcgcatcggcggcaccagcggcgacTATTTTCTCTTCGACGCGCACCAAAAGGAGGACAAGGTTTGCTTCCACGGCAAGTGTGGCAGCCACGATGCCAGCTACCTGCTGGGCCAAAGCTTCTTCGATGGGTACAAGCGCTTCAAGGATGCAAGGTTCATCGTGCAGGCGCCGCTCGGGAACCCCATAAACACGACCAACACTCTGGCGTTTGTGACGCGTGCGTGGAAGAATCTAGATGGCGGCAGGCGGGTGCAGGCCATTGCACTTGGGAACGAGGTGGAGTTCATCTACAGAGCCGGGGCCAAGGCCTACGTGGATGCGGCGTTGAGCCTGCAGGCCAGCATCGTGAAGGAGTTGAAGCtgcaaggcggcgcggcaaACATCTTTGAAGCTGGAAACACGGCAAGTGGAACCGTTACAGGCAACAAGCTATATCAAGTGTATGTGCCAAAGACGCGCAAGAGCATCAAGGGCAGTGCTGTGCTATTTGATCTTCTAACGCTGACATACCCCAGCAAGGAAATCCTCGACGCCAACTTCAACAAGAATGGCCGTATCTCGACGACAGCGGAGCACTGGTATCAAATTTCCGGGGACCATCCGTGGACGGACCACACCATGCAAA GTCTCATGATCAACCACACTGCCATTTCTGAACGCTTCGGCCCCTACCTTCCAAGCATCAAGGCCACTCGCGACCGCAAGCTCGACTACGCCATCACGGAGGACTCGGCTGTCCTCGGAGGCGCCCAGATTCATTTCTCTGGCGGCTTTGGGTACACGCTTTGGGCCGTCGACTTCAAcctcgcggccatggcgcgaAGCGTGGCCCGAGTCACCAACCTGGCTGGACGTCCCAATGCCAAGCGTGTCTTTTGGACGCCGGACaacaccggcggcgagccgagCCCCGGGCCGCATGTGCGTGCGCCGTTTCCCGCAGCCATTTTTGTCGCCGACTTCATCGGCAAGCGCAGCCCCTCGGCCGTGAAGGAGATCAAGACGCAAGGAGACTTGACGAGCGCGTACGCCATGTACGACGAGAAGTCGGGTACGCTGCGGCGGGTCGCGCTCGTCAACATGCGGCTCTACAACGGAACGGCGAGCACGAACAGGCAACGCCTGTCGTTCCAGGTCaacgtcggcagcggcgtcaaGCAGGTCAAAGTCCGGCGACTGCGCGCGGACaagggcgtcgcggccatggGATACGACTTTGGGGGGCCGAGCAACAATGTCTCGTGGGCTGGAGAGCAGTGGAGCCACGGCGTGGACTTTGGCAAGGGACATTTCCGCACTGGCAAGGTTGAAGAACACGTGGTCAAGGTCGATAATAACGGTGTTGCCTTGGTGGTTGTCCCGGACAGCGAGGCCGTCATGCTCCTCGTATGA